In the Bacillota bacterium genome, GCAGGGCCTGCTGCCGGTGGTGACGGGTTTCCAGGGCGTCACGGAGAGCGGCGAGGTGACCACGCTCGGGCGCGGCGGCAGCGATACCACCGCCGCCGCGTTGGGCGTGGCGCTCCGCGCCGAGGAGGTGGAGATCTACTCGGACGTGGAGGGGGTGATGACCGCCGACCCCCGCATCGTGCCCGACGCGCGCACGCTCCGCGTCCTCACCTACGAGGAAGTCCTGCAGATGGCGGACCTGGGCAGCCGCATCGTCCACCCGCGCGCCGTCGAGCTGGCCATGCAGGGGAACGTGCCGCTGCGCATCCGCAGCACCTTCTCCGACCATCCGGGCACGCGCATCACCCACGCCTTCGAGAGCGCCGGCGCCTGGCCGGACCTCTACGGCGGCCGCATCATCACCGGCGTCGCGCACATGCCGGACATGTGCCTGGTCCGCGTCGAGGGCCTGCCGGCCGGGCCGGAGAGGGCGGGCGGCGGGCGGGGCGACGACTCGGGCGCCGTCAACCGCCGCATCTTCCGCCCCCTGGCCGAGGCGGGCGTCAGCGTCGACCTGATCAACGTCTCGCCCGAGCGCCGCTCCTTTATCGTGCGGGAGGCGGAGGCGGAGAAGACGCGAAAGATTCTCGAGTCGGAGGGCTTCCAGGTCGAGCTCCTGCACGACTGCGCCAAGGTCTCCGTGGTGGGGGCCGGCATGCGCGGCCTGCCGGGCGTCATGGCGCGCGTGGTGGAGGCGCTGGCCGAGCGCGGGATCGAGATCCTGCAGACGGCCGACTCGCACGTCACCATCTCCTGCCTGGTCCGCGGCGACCAGATGGAGGAGGCGGTGCGGGCGCTCCACCGGGCGTTCGACCTGGGAGGAGAGCGGAACGCCTGAGGGCCCCGAGCGCCCGAGGGCGGAGGCCCGGAGGGAGGGGTGGAGGATGGCCGAGCCGAGGCTTCCGGGAAGGGTGACCGTCGCCCTGGTCAGCCCGTTCGACGAGAGGGGCGAGCTCTGGCCGGAGCGGGCTGCCGAGCTGGCGCGGAAGCTCCTGGCCGAGGGCGCCGACGGCTTCCTGGTCGGGGGCAGCACCGCCGAATCGCCCACGCTCTCCGACGAGGAGCTGGAGCGGCTGGTGGCGGCCGTCCGCGAGGCGGTGGGCGGGCGCGCCCCCGTCTACGTGGGCAGCGGCAACTACGACACGCGCGCCAGCGTCCGGCGCAGCCGCCTGGCGGAGCGCTGGGGGGCGGACGGGCTGATGCTGGTGACGCCCTACTACAACAAGCCGCCCCAGGAAGGGCTCTACCGCCACTTCCGCACCGTCGCCGAGAGCGTCTCGCTCCCCGTCATGCTCTACAACGTCCCCGGGCGCACCTCGGTCAACCTGGCCCCGGAGACGGTGGCCCGGCTGGTCGCGGACGTGCCCAACATCGTGGCGCTGAAGCAGGCCTCGGCCAGCTTCGACGAGACGTCGGAGATCGTGGCGCGGACGGAGGGGCGGCTGGCCGTGTACAGCGGCGACGACTCGCTCACCCTGCCCATGCTGGCGGTGGGGGCGAAGGGCGTGGTCAGCGTCTCGGGCCACCTGGTGGCCGGGCGCCTGGCGGCCATGATCGAGGCCTTCCAGAGGGGCGAGAACGGGGAGGCGCGCCGCATCCACCTGCAGCTCCTGCCGCTTCACCGGGCGCTCTTCGTCACCACCAACCCCATCCCCCTCAAGTGGGCGCTGGGTCGGGTGGGCTTCCCGGTGGGCGAGTGCCGGCCCCCGCTTTCGCCGCTGCCGGAGACGGCGCAGCGCGTGGTCGAGGCGGCGCTGCGCGAGACGGGTCTGGTCGCCTGAGCGGCACCGGGGGTGGGAGCCCCGCTTCCTTGTGGGGGTGGAGGCGGGGCACTATAATACCCCGCGACGACTTGGGCGGACGGAAGAATACGAAAGCCAGTGAGGTGGGGTCGGAATAGCCAAAAGCCGACGGCCTCGCCGCGGTCGTTCGCGTGCCGGGAACGGCCGGGGCGAGCCCCTCAAGATCATCCCGCTGGGCGGTCTGGGCGAGATCGGGAAGAACATGACCCTCTTCGAGTACGGCGACGACATCGTCATCGACGACGCCGGACTCGCCTTCCCCGAGGACGAGATGCTGGGGATCGACCTGGTCATCCCCGACTTTACCTACCTCAAGGAACATCGCGAGAAGGTGCGCGGGCTGGTCATCACCCACGGGCACGAGGACCACGTGGGCGCCGTGCCTTACCTGCTCCGCGAGATCCCGGTCCCGGTCTTCGCCTCCCGCCTGGCGCTGGGCCTCATCGAGGAGAAGCTGGCGGAGCACCACCTGCAGCTGCCCGAGGGATCCCGGGTCTATGCCCCGGGCGACCGCATCTCCCTGGGGCAGAACTTCGTGGTCGAGCCTTTCCGCGTCAACCACTCCATTCCCGACGCCTACGGGCTCGCCATCCGCACCCCGGTCGGCATTGTGGTCCACACCGGCGACTTCAAGATCGACATGACGCCGGTGGACGGGCGCGTGGCAGACCTGCAGCGCCTCGCCGAGCTGGGGCGCGAGCAGGTGCTGGTGCTCATGTCGGACAGCACCAACGCCGAGCGGGCCGGCTACACGCCGTCCGAGAAGACGGTGGGCCAGGTGCTCGACCGGGTGATGGGCACCGCCCCCGGCCGCGTGCTGGTCGCCACCTTCGCCTCGAACGTCCACCGCATCCAGCAGGTGATCGACGCCGCCGTCCACCACCACCGGCACGTGGCGGTGGTCGGGCGGAGCATGGAGAACACGGTCCAGGTGGCGCTGGAGCTGGGCTACCTCAACGTCAAGCCGGGCGCCCTGATCAGCATCGAGGAGATCAAGCGCTACAAGGGGCACCAGCTGGCCATCCTGACCACGGGCAGCCAGGGGGAGCCGCTCTCCGCCCTGACGCGCATGGCCACGGGCAGCCACCGCTGGGTCGAGATCGTCCCCGGGGACACGGTCGTCATCTCCGCCTCGCCCATCCCCGGGAACGAGACCATGATCTACCGGACGGTGGACAACCTCTACCACCTGGGCGCCGACGTCATCTACGGGCTGGAGAACGGCGTCCACGTCTCCGGCCACGCCAGCCAGGAGGAGCTGAAGCTGATGCTCAACCTGGTGCGGCCGCGCTACTTCATCCCCGTCCACGGCGAGTGGCGCCACCTGATCCGGCACGGCCGGCTGGCGGAGAGCGTGGGCATCCCGCCCGAGAACGTCCTCATCGGCGAGAACGGCTCGGTCTTCGAGATCCGGCCCGAGGGCGCGCGCATCAACGGCAAGGTGGCCGCGGGCGACGTCCTCATCGACGGCCTCGGCGTCGGCGACGTGGGTGCCATCGTCCTCCGCGACAGGAAGCAGCTCTCCCAGGACGGCGTCCTCATCGTCGTGGTCACCATGGACCGCCAGAACCATCAGGTGGTGGGCGGACCGGACGTGGTCTCGCGCGGCTTCGTCTACGTGCGCGAGTCGGAGCCGCTGATGGAGGAGCTGAAACAGAAGGTCAGCCAGGCGCTGGCGACCTGCCAGGCGCAGGGCGTGACGGACTGGAACGGGATCAAGGCGGCCGTCCGCGACGAGGCGGGGCGCTTCCTCTTCGACCGGACCCGCCGGCGGCCCATGATCCTGCCCATCATCGTGGAGGTGTGAGCGTCAGGAGCGCCATCATCCTCTCCGCCTTCGAGCGCTACCGCCCGCTGGTGGACGACTGGGAGGCCTTCGCCGCCGCCCTGGCGCGACCCCAGCCGCCGGCGCTTCGTGCCAACCGGCTGCGGGTCGAGCCGGAGGCGCTCGGCCGGCGGCTGGAGGGCCGCGGCTTCCGCCTGGCGCCCTACGCCTGGGCGCCGGAGGTGATGCGGGTGGAGGGCGGGCCCTGCCCGCCCGGGACCACGCTGGAGCACTGGCTGGGCCTCTTCTACCTCCAGGAGGCGGCCGCCGCCGTGCCGGTGGTCGCCCTCGACCCCCGGCCGGGCGAGCGCGTCCTGGACCTGAGCGCGGCGCCCGGAGGCAAGAGCACGCAGATCGCCGAGCGGGTGGGACCCTCGGGCATGGTGGTGGCCAACGAGGCCGACCCCTCCCGCGCCGGCTGGCTCCTGGCCAACCTGGGCCGCATGGGCGCCACCTCGGTGGTGGTGACGGTGGGCGACGGGCGCCGCTTCCCGCCCGGTCTCGCCTTCGACCGGGCGCTGGTGGATGCCCCCTGCTCGGGGGAGGGGAACGCCCGTCGCGACCCGCGGCCGCGGCAGAGGCCGTCCGCCGGCCGGCTCCGCCACCTGGTGGCGGTGCAGGAGGCGCTCCTCCGCTCCGCCCTGGCCCGGGTCCGGCCCGGCGGGGTGGTGGTCTACTCCACCTGCACCTTCGCTCCCGAGGAGGACGAGGCGGTGGTGGACGCGGTCCTGCGGGCCGCGGGCGGCAGCGTGGAGGTGGAGGAGCTGCCGGAGGGGCTGCCGGGGGTAGCGGGTACCGGCGCCTGGGAGGGCGCCCGCTTCCTGCCCGACGTGCGCCGCGCGCGGCGCATCTACCCGCACCACCTCGACTCCGGCGGCATGTTCGTGGCCCGGCTGCGGCTCGTGGCGCCGGTCCCCTGGGCCGGGGAGGAGGGGTCCGCGGGCGGGGAGGAGCCCGACGAGGCGGGCGGGGAGGAGCCTGACCAGGCGGCGGCCCGCGAGGTGGCCGGCTGGCTGGAGGAGTGGTTCGGCATCCCGCCGGACGCCTTCCGCGGGCTCCACGTCTACCGGAGCGGCGAGCGGACCTGGCTCTCCAGCCTGCCCCGTCTCCCCCGCTGGCGGGAGCGGTGGGCGGCGGGGCTGCCCTTGGCCCACTGGACGGGGCGCCACTGGTGGCCCTCGGGCTACGCGCTCCACCGCCTGGGAGCGCTGGCCCGGCGGCAGGCGGTCGACCTGGAGGCGGCGGAACTGCGCGCCCTCCTGGAGGGTCGCGCCATCCCGCCGCCGGCGCGGGAGGCGGGCGAGCCGCTCCGCCGCGGCCTCGTCCTCCTCCGCTACGCGGGCGCCGGCCTGGGGCTGGCGCGTTTCGACGGCGGACTCCTGCACGCCGCCCTGGCGCGCGAGCGGGCGCGCCAGCTGCTGGCCGTCCTGGACCAGCCGGGCGGCCTGCCGGACAGGCTGCCGGAGCCGCCCGGCCGGACCGGCTAGGCCGGGGGCCGCGGGCGGTCCGGTCCCAGGGAGAGGATGTAGCTCGACTCGTCCAGCTCCCCGTGCCCCTCGCGCCAGGCGCCGTAGGGCGCCTCGGCGGCCGAGGCCAGCGGCACGGGCTGCTCCAGCTCGCGGGCCAGCTCCAGCGCCAGCTCCAGGTCCTTGAAGCGGTTGGCCACGGAGAAGCCGGGCCGGAAGCCCTCTCGCCCGAAGCGCTCCAGCATCTTGTCCAGCTCGTAGCTGGCGGCCGAGCCGTTCTGCATCACCTCGGCCAGCGCCTCCAGGCCCAGGCCGGCGCGCAGCCCCAGCTGGATCCCCTCCGCCGAGGCCATGAGCGTCAGGCAGGAGACGAGGTTGGAGACGGCCTTCAGTGCCTGCCCCTGGCCGGTCTCGCCCACGCGGAGGATGCGCCGCCCGGTCCTGCGCAGAAGGGGCAGGGCGCGCCGGTAGGCTTCCTCCGGACCGCCCACCATGATGGTCAGCCGCGCCTCGCGGGCGCCCACGTCGCCGCCCGTCACCGGCGCGTCGCACCAGGCGGCGCCGCGGCGCGCCGCCTCCGCCGCCAGCTCCAGCGTCAGGCGGCGGGAGACGGTGGAGTGGTCAACCACCAGACTCCCCGGGCCGAGTCCGGCCAGGAAGCCCTCCCCACCCGTGGCGACGGCGCGCAGCGCGGCGTCGTCGCTGACCATGGTGAAGACGAACTCCGCGCCCTCGGCCGCCGCGCGGGGGGTGGCCGCCACGCGCGCCCCCGCCGCCGCCAGCGGCTCGGCGCGGCCGGGCGTCCGGTTGTAGACCGTCAGCTCCACCTCCGGCGGTTCCGGGCCGCGCAGCAGGTTGAGCGCCATGGCCTGGCCCATGATGCCCAGGCCGATAAAGGCCGCGCGCACGCTCACGCCCTCTCCACCCCCGTCTCCCCCCCGGCCGGCAGGCCGAGCGGCAGGCCCAGCTGCCAGCCCAGGAAGCTCCAGATGTCGGCCTCCTCCTCGATCACCTTCTGCACCGGCTTGCCCGCGCCGTGGCCCGCCTCCGCCTCCAGGCGGAGGAGGACGGGCCGCTCCGGCGCGGTCGGCGCCGCCGCCCCCGCCTGGCCGGTCACCTCCTGCAGGCGGGCCGCCATCTTGCGCGCGTGGAGCGGGTCGACGCGCGTGTCCGACTCGGCCGCGTAGAGAAGGACGGCCGGATAGCGCCGCCCCTCGCGCACGCGGTGGTAGGGCGAGTAGCCCCAGAGCCAGCGGAACGCCTCGGGGTCGTCGGCGGAGCCGTACTCGGGGATCCAGAGGGCGGCGATGCGGAAGCGGTGGTAGCGGAGCATGTCCAGCAGGGGCACGCCCGAGACCACCGCCCTCCAGAGGTCGGGCCGGCGCGTCAGCGCCGCCCCGGTGAGAAGACCGCCGTTGGAGCGCCCGAAGGCGCCCAGCCGCTCGGGGCTGGTGTACCGCGCCCGGATGAGGAACTCGGCCGCGGCCACGAAGTCGTCGAAGACGTTGGTCTTGTTCCCCAGCATGCCGGCTTGGTGCCAGCCCTCGCCGTACTCGCCGCCGCCGCGCAGGCAGGCCATCGCCCAGAGGCCCCCGGCCTCGAGCCAGGGGATCACCTGGGGGCGGTACTGGGGCGTCATGCTGACGCCGAAGCCGCCGTAGCCGGTGAGGACGGCCGGCCGCCGGCCGTCGCGGGGCAGGTCGCGGCGGTGGACCAGAAAGACCGGGATGCGGGTGCCGTCGCGCGATGTGCAGAAGGCCTGGCGGGCGACGAAGGCTTCCTCGTCGAAGGGCGCCTCCGGGCCGATCCAGCGCTCCAGCGCCTCCCCCTCCGGCCCGAGGCGCCAGACGGCGGGAGGGCGCAGGAAGGATTCCACCAGCGCCACCAGCTCCGGACCGCCCTCCGGCGCCGACGGGTCGGCCTCGCCTTCCAGGGCGGCGACGGAGGCGAGCGGCGGCAGCCCAAGCTCGTGCCGCGGGCCGCCTCCGGCGGGGAGCAGCCAGAGGCGTGAGACCGCATCCTCCAGCACGAGCACGGCGACGCCCCGCCGCACGGGGGCGAAGCCGGCCAGCGTGCCCGCTCCGGGCTCCGGCAGCAGCTCGGTCCACTCCTCCACCGGCCTCCCGGCCAGCGCCTCGGCGGCGGCCACGCGCAGCAGGCGGTAGCGGGGCGCACCCAGGTTGGTCAGCACCAGCAACTGCTCCTCCGCGGCGCCGCCCCAGCCGGCCGGTGTGAAGCGGGCCTGGAAGAGCGCCTCCTGCCCGCGCACCAGCGGCACGAAACGGGGGGCGTCCGGCCTCGCTTCCGTCCCTTCGGCGGCGCGCTCGGCCATCCAGAGCTCGTTCCGGCTCCAGCCCAACTGGACGACGGCGAGGAGGAAGCGGCCCGAGGGCGAGAGCGCCACCTCCAGCATGGCCTCGCGCGGCAGGTCCGCGCCGAAGACCGGCTCGTCCTCCTCCGCCGGCCGGCCGAGCCGGTGGTGGTAGAGGCGCGGGTGGTAGTACGCCTCCTCGGCTCCCACCTCGGCCGGGTCGGGGTGGCGCGTGTAGTAGAATCCGCCGCCGTCAGGCTCCCAGGCGAGGCTGGCGTGGGGCGTCCGCGGGATGGCTTCCTCGAGCCGCCGGCCGCTCTCCACCTCCACCACGTGCAGCGTGCTCCACTCGTCCCCGCCCGCCGAGAGGCCGAAGGCGACCAGGCGCCCGTCGGGCGAGGGGTACCACCAGTCGATGGCCACCAGTCCCCGCTCGTCCTCGCGGGAGGGATCGACCAGGAGCCGCTCCTCCGCCTCCGTCCCGCCGGCCGCCGGACGGACCACCAGCGCAGGCTGGGGCGCCCCCGGCCTCCGCCGCAAAAAGAAGAGCCGTCCGCCGGCCAGCCTGGGCCCACCCACGGCGCCGGCGGCGTACAGCTCCTCCAGCCTCCGGCGCAGGGCGGGACGCCAGGGGAGGGCGTCCAGCACCGCCCGCGTCCGTCGCGTCTGCGCCTCGTCCCACGCCCGGACGCGGGGGTCGTCGCCCGCCTCCAGCCAGCGGTAGGGATCGGGTACGCGCACGCCGTGCAGGAGATCGATGATCTCTTCCCTGGGAGTCTCCGGCGCCGGGGGCACCGGGACGGGGGGATGCCCGGGGAGCTCTTCTGCCAACCGATCCGCCTCCGTCTCCGGAGTCTACCGCGCGGGACCGGGCGCGCACAGGAGGGCCGCCTTCCGCCGGGCGCACCGGTCGCAGACCCTAGGCCGGTACCGCGACCCTACGGTTCCGCACCCGATTCGACAGCCCGGGAGCGGGGCTATACAGGGTTGGTGAGAGTCGCCGCCGTCCCTCCGGGCGGCGGGCAGAATCGAGAAGGAGGCGCTCCGCATGGAGGCGACGAGGCAGGTCTGGTGGAGGCGGATCCTCTGGGACCGCGCCTTCTCCTGGGTCTGGCTGCTGGTCCGCGTCTACGTGGGCTGGGAGTGGCTGAACGCCGGCTGGGCCAAGATCTCCGGCGAGGAGGCCGGCTTCTGGGGGGCGGGCGCGGGCAAGGCCATGGCCGGCTACTGGACCAAGGCGGCCGGCCTGCTGGTGGGTCCCGACGGCAAGCCGGTGCAGGGATCGGCCTTCTGGTGGTATCGCGACTTCCTCAAGTTCCTGCTGGCCACCCACTCCCAGGTCTGGTTCTCCTACTTCATCTCGGCGGCGGAACTGCTGGTCGGGCTCGCGCTGATCCTGGGCTTCCTGACGCCCATCGCGGCCGCGGGCGCGGCGCTGATGAACCTCAACTACCTGCTGGCCGGCTCGGCCAGCGTCAACGGATGGCTCTACACGCTGGCCATCCTCATCCTCGTGGCCGGGACCAACGCCGGCTCGCTGGGCGTCGACCGCTGGCTCTGGCCGGCGCTCTTCGGCCGTCGCCGCGCGGAGGCCGGCGCGGCGGCCGCGGGAGGCCGCTGACCGCCTCAAGCCGCGAACTGGGACCTCGACCCGGAAGCCCGGCGCCCGGCGGCGCCGGGCTTTCTCCGTCCCTGCCGCCACGGCAGCTCTCTCCCGTCGCGCGGGAAGCGGGCGGCGGTCCGCTTCCGGCCGGCCGCGGGAGGAGCGGCGTGCCAAGGGCGCGAAGAGGGGGCAGCGGCGCTTGCAACCGATTGCAGGGAGGTGGGGCCGATGCCGCGGGACGCGCGGGTGGAGGCGGCCGTCGCCCACTGGGGGCCGCGCTTCGTCGCCAACGGGGTGGAGCCGGACGACTTCCGGCGGATCACCGCCTCGCTGGAGCGCTGGGACGACTGGTGCCGGGCATGGAGCCGGGCGGCGGAGGAGGTGGAGCGCCTTGCCGGGGCGGCGGAGGGTGCGGGGCGGTGGCGGGCCGCCGGCCAGCTCTGGTTCCGCGCTTCGCTCTACCACCACTTCGGCAAGTTCCTCTTCGTCCACCGGCGCGAGGAGCAGCGCGCGGCCCACGAGCGGGCGGTGGCCGACTTCCTCCGCGCCGCGCCCTGGCTCGACCCGCCCGTCGAGCGGGTGGAGATCCCCTACGAGGGCCGGCGGCTGGCCGCCCTCCTGCACCGGCCGGCGGGCCTTCCCCGGCCGCCCGTGGTCCTCCTCTTCCCGGGCCTGGACTCCGTCAAGGAGGAGCTGACCGCCTACGCCCGCGAGCTGGTCGCCCGCGGCATGGCCGCGCTGGCCGTCGACGGGCCCGGGCAGGGCGAGACGGAGTGGGAGCATCCCATCGAGCCGCGCTACGAGCGGGTGGCCGCCGCCCTCCTGGAGTGGGTGCGCGAGCGTCCGGATCTCGACGGCGGCCGGGTGGGGGTGTTGGGCGTCAGCCTGGGCGGCTTCTTCGCGGCGCGGGCGGCCGCCTTCACGCCCGGACTGCGGGCGGCGGTGGTGCTGGGCGGCGGCTACGACGTCGCCTCGCACTGGGAGGGGCTGAGCGAGCGGACGCGCCTGGCGTACACCGTCCGCCAGGGCGCTTCCACGCTCGAGGAAGGGCGCGAGCTCGCTCGCCGGATCACGCTGCGGGACGCGGCGGCGGAGATCGGTATACCCCTCCTGGTGATCCACGGCAAGCGCGACCGCATCATCCCCTGGGAAGAGGCGGTCCGCCTCCACGAGGAAGCGCGCGGCCCCAAGGAGCTTTGGCTCTTCGAGGAAGGGAACCACGTCTGCAACAACATCCCCTACCGCCACCGCCCGCAGATGGCCGACTGGCTGGCGGAGCGGCTGGGTGCGCGCGGTTGACGGGCTCAGAGGCGGAAGAAGCGCCGGGCGTTCTCGCCCAGCACCGCCTCTGCCTCCCCGCTGAAGAGGCGGCGGATCTGGGCGACCGGATCGGGCGGCTCCATGTCGAAGGGGTAGTCGGTGCCCAGGAGGAGCCGCTCCGTCCCCACCCGGGCCGCCAGCGCCGCCAGGAGGCCGTCGTCGTAGAGCAGGGTGTCGTAGGCGAAGCGGCCGAGAAAGGCGGAGGGCGGCTCGGCCACGGTCTGCGCCTCGGCGCGCACGCGCCAGCCGTGGTCCAGGCGTCCGCTGGCCAGCGGGAAGTAGCCGCCGCCATGGACCAGGAGCAGGCGGAGGCGCGGGTGGCGCTCCAGCACCCCGCCCAGCACCAGGGCGGAGGCGGCCAGCGTCGTTTCGAAGGGGTCTGCAACTGCTGGAGAGTTTCTCCTTACGTCTCCAATTTTGTAGTATTCTGTCCCCATGAAGCTCTCCGAATGGGCGAGGCTCAACGGCGTTTCCTACAAGACGGCCTGGCTCTGGTTCAAGAAGGGCATCCTGCCGGTTCCGGCCCGGCAGCTTCCGACCGGCACCATTCTGGTCGACGCGTCGGAACGAGCGGAGAGGGGTGCGGTGCTTTACGCCCGCGTCTCGTCCGCCGACCAGAAGGCCGACCTGGACCGGCAGGTGGCGCGGCTCGCGGCCTTCTCGGCGGAAAAGGGGATCAAGGTCGCCAGGGTAGTTGCCGAGGTGGGAAGCGGGCTGAACGGCCACCGGAAGGGCCTGATCTCGGCGCTGCGCTCGCCCGAGTACGGGGCCATCATCGTCGAGCACCGGGACAGGCTGGCGCGGTTCGGATCGGAATACATCGAGGCCGCGCTGGCCGCGTCGGGGCGGCGGCTGATCGTGATGGAGCCGGACGAGAGGAAAGACGACCTAATGCAGGACATGATCGACGTGCTGACGAGCCTCTGCGCGAGGCTCTATGGCC is a window encoding:
- the dapG gene encoding aspartate kinase; its protein translation is MRILVQKFGGTSVSDGERRAHVVRRIRAALAAGFQPVIVVSAMGRRGDPYATDTLLDQVRSVEPEPDAREEDLMISCGEVISAVLLSATLRREGVGRPLTLTGGQSGILTDDHFGDARILRVDPAPLHRRLEQGLLPVVTGFQGVTESGEVTTLGRGGSDTTAAALGVALRAEEVEIYSDVEGVMTADPRIVPDARTLRVLTYEEVLQMADLGSRIVHPRAVELAMQGNVPLRIRSTFSDHPGTRITHAFESAGAWPDLYGGRIITGVAHMPDMCLVRVEGLPAGPERAGGGRGDDSGAVNRRIFRPLAEAGVSVDLINVSPERRSFIVREAEAEKTRKILESEGFQVELLHDCAKVSVVGAGMRGLPGVMARVVEALAERGIEILQTADSHVTISCLVRGDQMEEAVRALHRAFDLGGERNA
- the dapA gene encoding 4-hydroxy-tetrahydrodipicolinate synthase; protein product: MAEPRLPGRVTVALVSPFDERGELWPERAAELARKLLAEGADGFLVGGSTAESPTLSDEELERLVAAVREAVGGRAPVYVGSGNYDTRASVRRSRLAERWGADGLMLVTPYYNKPPQEGLYRHFRTVAESVSLPVMLYNVPGRTSVNLAPETVARLVADVPNIVALKQASASFDETSEIVARTEGRLAVYSGDDSLTLPMLAVGAKGVVSVSGHLVAGRLAAMIEAFQRGENGEARRIHLQLLPLHRALFVTTNPIPLKWALGRVGFPVGECRPPLSPLPETAQRVVEAALRETGLVA
- a CDS encoding ribonuclease J — translated: MTLFEYGDDIVIDDAGLAFPEDEMLGIDLVIPDFTYLKEHREKVRGLVITHGHEDHVGAVPYLLREIPVPVFASRLALGLIEEKLAEHHLQLPEGSRVYAPGDRISLGQNFVVEPFRVNHSIPDAYGLAIRTPVGIVVHTGDFKIDMTPVDGRVADLQRLAELGREQVLVLMSDSTNAERAGYTPSEKTVGQVLDRVMGTAPGRVLVATFASNVHRIQQVIDAAVHHHRHVAVVGRSMENTVQVALELGYLNVKPGALISIEEIKRYKGHQLAILTTGSQGEPLSALTRMATGSHRWVEIVPGDTVVISASPIPGNETMIYRTVDNLYHLGADVIYGLENGVHVSGHASQEELKLMLNLVRPRYFIPVHGEWRHLIRHGRLAESVGIPPENVLIGENGSVFEIRPEGARINGKVAAGDVLIDGLGVGDVGAIVLRDRKQLSQDGVLIVVVTMDRQNHQVVGGPDVVSRGFVYVRESEPLMEELKQKVSQALATCQAQGVTDWNGIKAAVRDEAGRFLFDRTRRRPMILPIIVEV
- a CDS encoding NOL1/NOP2/sun family putative RNA methylase; the protein is MILSAFERYRPLVDDWEAFAAALARPQPPALRANRLRVEPEALGRRLEGRGFRLAPYAWAPEVMRVEGGPCPPGTTLEHWLGLFYLQEAAAAVPVVALDPRPGERVLDLSAAPGGKSTQIAERVGPSGMVVANEADPSRAGWLLANLGRMGATSVVVTVGDGRRFPPGLAFDRALVDAPCSGEGNARRDPRPRQRPSAGRLRHLVAVQEALLRSALARVRPGGVVVYSTCTFAPEEDEAVVDAVLRAAGGSVEVEELPEGLPGVAGTGAWEGARFLPDVRRARRIYPHHLDSGGMFVARLRLVAPVPWAGEEGSAGGEEPDEAGGEEPDQAAAREVAGWLEEWFGIPPDAFRGLHVYRSGERTWLSSLPRLPRWRERWAAGLPLAHWTGRHWWPSGYALHRLGALARRQAVDLEAAELRALLEGRAIPPPAREAGEPLRRGLVLLRYAGAGLGLARFDGGLLHAALARERARQLLAVLDQPGGLPDRLPEPPGRTG
- a CDS encoding NAD(P)-dependent oxidoreductase yields the protein MSVRAAFIGLGIMGQAMALNLLRGPEPPEVELTVYNRTPGRAEPLAAAGARVAATPRAAAEGAEFVFTMVSDDAALRAVATGGEGFLAGLGPGSLVVDHSTVSRRLTLELAAEAARRGAAWCDAPVTGGDVGAREARLTIMVGGPEEAYRRALPLLRRTGRRILRVGETGQGQALKAVSNLVSCLTLMASAEGIQLGLRAGLGLEALAEVMQNGSAASYELDKMLERFGREGFRPGFSVANRFKDLELALELARELEQPVPLASAAEAPYGAWREGHGELDESSYILSLGPDRPRPPA
- a CDS encoding prolyl oligopeptidase family serine peptidase → MPPAPETPREEIIDLLHGVRVPDPYRWLEAGDDPRVRAWDEAQTRRTRAVLDALPWRPALRRRLEELYAAGAVGGPRLAGGRLFFLRRRPGAPQPALVVRPAAGGTEAEERLLVDPSREDERGLVAIDWWYPSPDGRLVAFGLSAGGDEWSTLHVVEVESGRRLEEAIPRTPHASLAWEPDGGGFYYTRHPDPAEVGAEEAYYHPRLYHHRLGRPAEEDEPVFGADLPREAMLEVALSPSGRFLLAVVQLGWSRNELWMAERAAEGTEARPDAPRFVPLVRGQEALFQARFTPAGWGGAAEEQLLVLTNLGAPRYRLLRVAAAEALAGRPVEEWTELLPEPGAGTLAGFAPVRRGVAVLVLEDAVSRLWLLPAGGGPRHELGLPPLASVAALEGEADPSAPEGGPELVALVESFLRPPAVWRLGPEGEALERWIGPEAPFDEEAFVARQAFCTSRDGTRIPVFLVHRRDLPRDGRRPAVLTGYGGFGVSMTPQYRPQVIPWLEAGGLWAMACLRGGGEYGEGWHQAGMLGNKTNVFDDFVAAAEFLIRARYTSPERLGAFGRSNGGLLTGAALTRRPDLWRAVVSGVPLLDMLRYHRFRIAALWIPEYGSADDPEAFRWLWGYSPYHRVREGRRYPAVLLYAAESDTRVDPLHARKMAARLQEVTGQAGAAAPTAPERPVLLRLEAEAGHGAGKPVQKVIEEEADIWSFLGWQLGLPLGLPAGGETGVERA
- a CDS encoding DoxX family membrane protein — its product is MEATRQVWWRRILWDRAFSWVWLLVRVYVGWEWLNAGWAKISGEEAGFWGAGAGKAMAGYWTKAAGLLVGPDGKPVQGSAFWWYRDFLKFLLATHSQVWFSYFISAAELLVGLALILGFLTPIAAAGAALMNLNYLLAGSASVNGWLYTLAILILVAGTNAGSLGVDRWLWPALFGRRRAEAGAAAAGGR
- a CDS encoding alpha/beta hydrolase; this encodes MPRDARVEAAVAHWGPRFVANGVEPDDFRRITASLERWDDWCRAWSRAAEEVERLAGAAEGAGRWRAAGQLWFRASLYHHFGKFLFVHRREEQRAAHERAVADFLRAAPWLDPPVERVEIPYEGRRLAALLHRPAGLPRPPVVLLFPGLDSVKEELTAYARELVARGMAALAVDGPGQGETEWEHPIEPRYERVAAALLEWVRERPDLDGGRVGVLGVSLGGFFAARAAAFTPGLRAAVVLGGGYDVASHWEGLSERTRLAYTVRQGASTLEEGRELARRITLRDAAAEIGIPLLVIHGKRDRIIPWEEAVRLHEEARGPKELWLFEEGNHVCNNIPYRHRPQMADWLAERLGARG
- a CDS encoding amidohydrolase encodes the protein MGTEYYKIGDVRRNSPAVADPFETTLAASALVLGGVLERHPRLRLLLVHGGGYFPLASGRLDHGWRVRAEAQTVAEPPSAFLGRFAYDTLLYDDGLLAALAARVGTERLLLGTDYPFDMEPPDPVAQIRRLFSGEAEAVLGENARRFFRL
- a CDS encoding IS607 family transposase yields the protein MKLSEWARLNGVSYKTAWLWFKKGILPVPARQLPTGTILVDASERAERGAVLYARVSSADQKADLDRQVARLAAFSAEKGIKVARVVAEVGSGLNGHRKGLISALRSPEYGAIIVEHRDRLARFGSEYIEAALAASGRRLIVMEPDERKDDLMQDMIDVLTSLCARLYGRRSARRRAERAVQCAQEEMPPA